In one Cercospora beticola chromosome 1, complete sequence genomic region, the following are encoded:
- a CDS encoding uncharacterized protein (BUSCO:EOG09261RWU~antiSMASH:Cluster_7): MATSADGPDQGRKRKREANGVKSRKAPKSTKSLDTREAQILLLEQQILKSPTHYGNIEELQKLMAEEDSRLLAAVALCRVFCRLIAGEQLVKEKSASEESTQSVQRLRVSLREYVSNLCNWIGSPDATTESTALTLLMRIVKEEASGGSRSAAQSWRNERASFQSLVRALVRENDAEGARQQFVEKYAEEYDDVRFYTFVAVKQCLGEAAGAKAVGNAIELLSQIEGVPEADEELEDWYGDAPEDKSPLLSLNGHRKTAREAWLAVFRTPLSVEQRKSILNITTAQLLPWFTNHIELLADFLTDSFQQGGAISLLALSGIFHLMTVKNLDYPDFYKNLYSLLDEDVLHSKHRSRFFRLLETFMSSTHLPVAMVASFMKRLSRLALQAPPGAIVWVVPWIYNQVKQHPSCAFMLHRPFHPAHAIYASHPKYAEEGMDDPFDMSQPDPMITRAIDSSLWELDTLSNHFHPNVATLAKIIGEQFTKRDYQLEDFLDYSYATLVDAELGKEMKKVPVVEWDIPKRILTSDDGLNDLGSLFQSAIGATV; encoded by the coding sequence ATGGCTACTTCGGCTGATGGCCCAGACCAAGGGCGCAAGAGGAAGCGCGAAGCGAACGGCGTGAAATCACGAAAGGCGCCAAAATCCACGAAATCACTCGATACTCGCGAAGCCCAGATTTTGCTCTTGGAACAACAGATCCTGAAATCTCCTACGCATTATGGCAACATCGAAGAGCTGCAAAAATTGATGGCTGAGGAGGACAGCCGTTTGTTGGCCGCTGTCGCTCTCTGTCGAGTCTTTTGCCGGTTGATCGCTGGAGAGCAGCTggtaaaagagaagagtgctTCAGAGGAATCCACACAGTCGGTGCAGCGACTCAGAGTCTCGCTGCGCGAATATGTTTCAAATCTTTGCAACTGGATTGGCAGCCCTGACGCGACCACTGAAAGCACAGCGCTGACCTTGCTGATGAGGATTGTGAAGGAAGAGGCTTCTGGCGGAAGCAGGAGCGCTGCCCAGTCGTGGCGAAACGAAAGAGCCTCGTTCCAATCCTTGGTCAGAGCCCTGGTGCGCGAAAACGACGCAGAAGGAGCGCGGCAACAATTCGTCGAGAAATATGCCGAAGAGTACGACGATGTCCGCTTCTACACCTTTGTTGCGGTGAAGCAATGCCTAGGCGAAGCTGCTGGTGCAAAGGCCGTGGGAAACGCAATCGAGCTACTCTCGCAGATTGAAGGAGTACCGGAGGCCGATGAAGAGCTCGAAGACTGGTATGGAGATGCTCCAGAGGACAAGAGCCCTCTTTTATCGCTCAATGGACATCGGAAAACGGCTCGAGAGGCATGGCTAGCGGTTTTTCGCACGCCACTATCTGTGGAGCAGCGCAAGTCCATTTTGAATATTACGACCGCACAACTCCTGCCATGGTTCACAAATCATATTGAATTGCTGGCAGACTTTCTCACAGATTCCTTCCAGCAAGGTGGCGCAATTTCACTTCTCGCGCTGAGCGGAATCTTCCATCTGATGACTGTGAAGAATCTGGACTACCCTGACTTCTACAAAAACCTTTACAGCCTGTTGGATGAAGATGTCTTACACAGCAAGCACCGCAGCCGCTTCTTTCGTCTCCTGGAGACGTTCATGAGCTCCACCCACTTGCCTGTTGCGATGGTGGCCAGCTTCATGAAAAGGTTGTCGAGATTGGCGCTCCAAGCTCCGCCCGGGGCCATCGTCTGGGTTGTTCCCTGGATATACAACCAAGTCAAGCAACATCCCTCATGTGCCTTCATGCTACATCGTCCCTTTCACCCTGCACATGCCATCTACGCCTCACATCCGAAGTACGCTGAAGAAGGGATGGACGATCCATTTGATATGTCGCAACCGGACCCCATGATCACTCGTGCTATCGACTCCAGCTTATGGGAGCTGGACACTCTGAGCAATCACTTTCATCCGAATGTGGCCACGCTGGCCAAGATCATCGGCGAGCAATTCACCAAGAGGGACTACCAGTTAGAGGACTTCCTTGATTACTCCTATGCTACTTTGGTCGATGCCGAACTTGGaaaggagatgaagaaggtgcCAGTGGTAGAGTGGGATATCCCGAAACGCATTCTGACTTCCGATGATGGCCTTAATGATTTGGGGTCACTTTTTCAAAGTGCTATTGGAGCTACTGTATAG
- the ATP3 gene encoding atp3 gamma subunit of the F1 sector of mitochondrial F1F0 ATP synthase (antiSMASH:Cluster_7~BUSCO:EOG09264PE5), whose amino-acid sequence MASRLAKGALGAIRARPTLPVRTAFPAVTTTFSTSSARFEAAPPAKDPKSTASAIVDSLPGNSLASKTAILSAGAALSVAAISNELYVVNEESIVALSLLTIYWAVYTYAGPMYGEWAQGQHDKIKGILNAARADHTNAVKARISNVQDLSSVIEVTKDLFAVSKETAQLEAQAYELEQKTALAAEAKTVLDSWVRYEGQVKARQQKELADSVIAKIEKSLSDPKVLDQILKQSVADVERILSQKQ is encoded by the exons ATGGCGTCGCGCTTGGCTAAGGGCGCTCTGG GCGCCATTCGAGCCCGTCCCACCCTCCCTGTCCGCACCGCATTCCCGGCCGTCACCACCACCTTTTCGACGTCGTCCGCGCGCTTCGAGGCTGCTCCCCCGGCCAAAGACCCAAAGAGCACCGCGAGCGCTATTGTCGATTCTCTCCCGGGCAACAGCCTTGCCTCAAAGACTGCCATTCTCTCTGCCGGAGCTGCGCTCTCGGTGGCTGCCATTAGCAATGAGCTCTACGTCGTGAACGAGGAGTCCATTGTCGCGCTTTCTCTGCTCACGATCTACTGGGCTGTGTACACATACGCTGGCCCTATGTATGGCGAATGGGCACAAGGACAGCATGATAAGATCAAGGGCATCTTGAACGCTGCTCGTGCTGACCACACGAATGCTGTGAAAGCACGCATCAGCAACGTGCAGGATCTTAGCAGTGTTATTGAGGTCACCAAGGACCTCTTCGCTGTTTCCAAG GAAACTGCCCAGCTGGAAGCTCAGGCCTacgagctcgagcagaaGACTGCTCTCGCAGCGGAGGCAAAGACCGTTCTTGACTCTTGGGTCCGCTACGAAGGCCAAGTTAAGGCCAGACAGCAGAAGGAATTGGCAGACTCTGTTATTGCCAAGATTGAGAAGTCGCTCTCGGACCCAAAGGTGCTCGACCAAATTCTGAAGCAGAGTGTGGCCGATGTTGAGC GTATCCTCTCGCAGAAGCAATAG
- a CDS encoding uncharacterized protein (antiSMASH:Cluster_7) produces MAVASDTADATQNEARQAAQAYLNQRLADSKKTASTEPFKFPVIDIAKSFSSDIEDRKAVALEIRNACMNSGFFHITGHAAKRFYALPLEKKEALHVKHSPYFRGYEPSDYTYVSKRLRSRISNGFAMVALDINPSSLRALFQSLTICQSLQVNPDDWNAADAPQETKEAFNWGYEAGLDPTGGDGKYRELDGKAVNGNVWPSEEDLPGFYAQVKEYYGAVLQLARHLFRLFALALELEENYFDEMCTHPGGIARVLHYSPSKVAKTQEDKEIGLGAHSDYECFTILLTSTVKGLEILSPDNQWISAPAAEGSFIINVADFLMRWSNGLFRSTVHRVVPIPETRWSCPFFFSINYEQLVETLPSCITPDNPSQYKPIRAGEYVLERLRATARDG; encoded by the exons ATGGCGGTGGCCTCAGATACAGCCGATGCGACGCAGAACGAAGCTCGTCAAGCAGCTCAAGCCTACCTGAACCAACGACTGGCGGATTCGAAAAAGACGGCCTCTACTGAGCCCTTCAAATTCCCCGTAATCGATATCGCAAAGTCGTTCTCTTCCGACATCGAAGATCGCAAAGCTGTAGCTTTGGAGATCCGAAATGCCTGTATGAACAGTGGGTTCTTCCACATCACAGGGCATG CAGCCAAGCGATTCTATGCATTGCCACTCGAAAAGAAGGAAGCTCTCCATGTCAAGCACTCGCCCTACTTCAGGGGATATGAGCCTTCGGATTATACATATGTGAGCAAGCGTCTAAGGTCAAGAATCTCGAATGGGTTCGCAATGGTCGCACTTGATATAAACCCGTCAAGCCTCAGAGCTTTGTTCCAGTCACTGACCATCTGTCAATCGCTCCAGGTCAACCCAGACGACTGGAATGCAGCTGATGCACCGCAAGAGACAAAAGAGGCTTTCAACTGGGGTTACGAAGCAGGACTGGATCCGACAGGCGGAGATGGCAAGTATCGAGAACTTGATGGCAAAGCTGTGAACGGAAATGTTTGGCCATCTGAGGAAGACTTACCAGGCTTCTATGCACAAGTGAAGGAATACTATGGTGCAGTTCTCCAATTGGCGAGACACCTATTCCGCTTGTTCGCGCTTGCTCTtgagctggaggagaacTATTTTGACGAGATGTGCACGCATCCTGGTGGCATTGCAAGAGTACTGCATTATTCACCATCCAAGGTCGCCAAGACTCAAGAAGACAAAGAGATTGGTCTGGGAGCTCATAGCGACTACGAGTGCTTTACGATACTTCTGACGTCTACTGTGAAAGGACTCGAAATCCTGAGTCCAGATAATCAGTGGATTTCAGCTCCTGCTGCAGAAGGCAGCTTTATTATAA ACGTCGCCGATTTTCTTATGCGATGGAGTAATGG ACTCTTCCGCTCTACGGTGCACCGCGTGGTTCCTATTCCAGAGACTCGCTGGAGTTGTCCATTTTTCTTCTC TATCAACTACGAGCAGCTGGTCGAGACTTTGCCGAGTTGCATCACACCTGACAACCCGTCCCAATACAAGCCTATCCGTGCTGGCGAATACGTGCTTGAGCGACTCAGAGCTACAGCGCGGGATGGATGA
- a CDS encoding uncharacterized protein (antiSMASH:Cluster_7), producing the protein MDQSKVTEVGISTIDTTSVRALQPLSYGQSYPLIASSHYRIKEHGHLRNRRYSKGNPTNFQHGKTAWVSIEEAREVLRTMLEDVEGTREVVLVGHALKNDLAYLRRLGIDALAIPNVVLQLDTQRIATPKKLSPGLGKLLTALGIPADNLHNAGNDAHFTLRAVLEIARKEFNNPGSVLESLPKPQGYDKRAQESQKIPVQSATANDEPQIRMVDQVRAAQLEDTRLPAS; encoded by the exons ATGGACCAGAGCAAGGTCACAGAAGTGGGCATTTCCACCATCGACACGACTAGTGTTCGCGCA CTACAGCCACTATCCTACGGTCAATCGTATCCGCTAATTGCGTCCTC ACACTATCGCATCAAGGAACATGGCCACTTGC GTAATCGGCGCTACTCAAAAGGCAACCCTACGAATTTTCAGCACGGCAAGACTGCTTGGGTCAGTATAGAAGAGGCTCGCGAAGTACTGCGTACGAtgctcgaagatgtcgaaggcACCCGCGAGGTGGTGTTGGTAGGCCATGCTTTGAAGAACGACCTTGCGTATCTGCGAAGACTGGGCATCGACGCGCTTGCAATACCGAACGTTGTCCTTCAATTGGACACCCAGAGGATCGCAacgccgaagaagttgtCTCCAGGTCTGGGAAAGCTCTTGACTGCACTCGGTATTCCAGCAGATAATCTGCATAATGCTGGCAACGATGCCCACTTCACGCTTCGTGCAGTGCTAGAAATCGCGCGAAAAGAGTTCAATAATCCTGGCAGCGTGTTGGAGAGCCTGCCGAAGCCGCAGGGTTATGATAAAAGAGCTCAGGAGTCACAGAAGATACCAGTGCAAAGTGCCACAGCTAACGACGAACCTCAGATTCGAATGGTTGATCAGGTTCGAGCTGCTCAATTGGAAGACACGCGATTGCCGGCGTCATGA
- a CDS encoding uncharacterized protein (antiSMASH:Cluster_7) produces the protein MDTAVKYVVVLAAGAGLVYYYTSTDKKAQKPTVVQEVKRETKKAARKVQGYADKAAKAVPNVSATGLSDVQGDTAQSASKKRKATAQPVQQSHVTPVVERDDDQGFDQSTRQFAEQMRQARQGVDVKKTDRGETRVKTIKPKNGHIAPPVLSSESSQAEDDQLPPVELSPALKSTGIDDMLEKEAPGPNSLRITAPTAPAREKSNKVKKEEVVETKKQRQNRKKREEKQAAMAEERRQQKALEEQQRRTARIARNEPAKNGTSIPPAPANNPWREQNAQAEAQVVSSSNQNQLLDTFDVDSNSSSNAGEANSTAATSTTDQTPASLGAEDADYKKIMEESNLEDGWTDVKTSKKARKQTTNVDVTPVPSAANGSSNKKQVTTSGLSSKFSALQDELEERADTDSQWTA, from the coding sequence ATGGATACCGCAGTAAAGTacgtggtggtgctggccGCAGGCGCGGGCTTGGTGTACTACTACACCTCGACCGACAAGAAGGCGCAGAAGCCGACCGTGGTGCAGGAGGTCAAGAgagagacgaagaaggcggctcGCAAAGTGCAGGGCTACGCCGACAAAGCCGCAAAAGCGGTTCCAAATGTCAGTGCTACGGGCCTCTCTGACGTCCAAGGAGACACAGCCCAGTCCGCATCGAAGAAACGGAAGGCCACTGCGCAGCCTGTCCAGCAGAGCCACGTTACGCCTGTCGTGGAGCGGGACGATGATCAAGGCTTTGACCAATCCACACGGCAGTTCGCCGAGCAAATGAGACAAGCCAGGCAAGGTGTCGATGTCAAGAAGACGGACCGAGGCGAGACTCGTGTGAAGACTATCAAGCCGAAGAACGGACATATCGCCCCTCCTGTTCTGTCTTCTGAATCGTCGCAGGCGGAAGATGACCAGCTGCCACCAGTTGAATTGTCACCGGCCCTCAAATCTACAGGCATTGATGATATGCTTGAGAAGGAAGCCCCTGGTCCAAACTCCCTGCGCATCACCGCGCCAACTGCCCCTGCGAGGGAAAAGTCCAACAAAgtcaagaaagaggaagTCGTCGAGACTAAGAAACAACGACAGAATCGCAAGAAGCGAGAAGAGAAGCAAGCAGCAATGGCCGAGGAACGACGTCAACAGAAGGCActcgaagagcagcaacGCCGAACCGCCCGCATTGCTAGGAATGAGCCAGCAAAGAATGGAACTTCCATTCCGCCAGCACCTGCGAACAACCCATGGAGAGAGCAAAACGCTCAGGCTGAGGCACAAGTTGTCTCATCGAGCAACCAAAACCAACTTCTTGACACCTTCGATGTGGATTCGAACAGCAGCTCCAACGCTGGCGAGGCCAACAGCACCGCCGCCACCTCTACCACCGACCAAACACCAGCCAGTCTCGGCGCCGAAGACGCCGACTACAAGAAGATCATGGAGGAGAGCAACCTCGAGGACGGCTGGACCGATGTCAAGACCTCGAAAAAGGCTAGGAAGCAGACCACCAACGTTGATGTCACGCCTGTTCCCAGCGCTGCAAATGggagcagcaacaagaagcAGGTCACCACAAGTGGCCTGTCAAGCAAGTTCAGCGCTTTGCAAgacgagctggaggagcGAGCAGACACCGACTCGCAGTGGACGGCCTAG
- a CDS encoding uncharacterized protein (antiSMASH:Cluster_7) — MAQIRGTAGYHLGNNSGMMNNNFGGGPSSSSATNDPSPLDAIREQTSKIEDLLDTYSDPIKPYLPAIGRFLIVVTFLEDALRIMTQWSDQLEYLHTYRYMPTGINHLFLLVNVVAMTASSILIIARKYSEYAVGGLIGVVITQALGYGLIFDLNFFLRNLSVMGGLIMVLSDSWVRKRFAPAGLPTLDEKDRKMYFQLAGRVLLIFLFIGFVFAGEWSFGRVVVIVIGLVACVMVVVGFKAKWSAIVLVMILSVFNILVNNFWTLHPHHPHKDFAKYDFFQILSIVGGLLLLVNMGPGQVSFDEKKKVY, encoded by the exons ATGGCTCAGATCAGAGGCACTGCCGGATACCATCTCGGCAACAACAGTGGCATGATGAACAACAACTTTGGCGGCGggccctcctcgtcctcggccACGAACGACCCCTCGCCGCTTGATGCTATCCGCGAGCAAACGAGCAAGATCGAGGACCTCCTAGACACATACTCTGACCCGATCAAGCCGTACTTGCCGGCCATTGGACGGTTTCTGATCGTCGTTACCTTCTTGGAAGATGCCTTGAGAATCATGACACAGTGGAGCGATCAATTGGAATACTTGCACACATATCGCTACA TGCCCACTGGTATCAACCACTTGTTTCTGCTCGTTAACGTAGTCGCCATGACCGCATCGTCAattctcatcatcgcccgCAAGTACTCGGAATACGCAGTAGGCGGACTCATTGGTGTTGTGATCACGCAAGCCCTCGGATACGGCCTCATATTTGACCTCAACTTCTTCCTCCGCAATCTCTCTGTCATGGGTGGTCTCATCATGGTCCTTTCCGACAGCTGGGTTAGGAAGCGATTTGCTCCAGCGGGCTTGCCTACACTTGACGAGAAGGACAGGAAGATGTATTTCCAGCTGGCTGGCCGAGTGTTGCTCATCTTCTTGTTCATTGGCTTTGTCTTCGCCGGCGAATGGAGCTTTGGACGCGTTGTCGTGATTGTCATTGGTCTTGTGGCCTGCGTCATGGTCGTGGTGGGATTCAAGGCCAAGTGGAGCGCCATTGTGCTCGTCATGATTCTGAGCGTCTTCAACATCCTGGTCAACAACTTTTGGACT CTTCACCCACACCACCCGCACAAGGACTTTGCCAAATACGATTTCTTCCAAATTCTGTCCATCGTGGGTGGGTTGCTGCTCTTGGTCAATATGGGTCCCGGGCAGGTCAGCttcgacgagaagaagaaggtgtaCTAG
- a CDS encoding uncharacterized protein (antiSMASH:Cluster_7) has translation MPPSTRSRAQAGPVKKAPARKSRTTRSNKPASDSWELLAPAESDIDSEHDNVATAIEQRQQPGAAAMPRSESPLDLGLRDASDSLREMAERVGKEVETFAERLDEFLDSLPKSDTYEAVLGLVDEYQSIAKDAAYKLDAEHRRDRAHVLRQEWSETAQVASAAPTNALAAPAYLSSAESIGAARREKVVQQRKWQQEADIWDLFRLMLELHHNPDKRAQKRERESRLADLGNVHRYTSEAELWDRFLLTDDVASERDLVRRWLEQTVEHQASDVTGIAEELENKAGRGKGLWSHGWTHTRETIKHEKRLRAWPEPDALPLPTLRRKDNNEALVTSLDPDAASRQNRALEQADAFAERALWITCWEMLRRGRSWQEVSEWCEQHHEPWRASVIGKSSDPTDVTSNAVWRRMCYLASQSDSCSDFEAAVYGLLGGSVHAMRKVCRTLDDHLYANYSSYLVRQFDRYLVNNYPDRTPFARQGAIEEELQDPDQIIYDLLHRLRKEPGVADEAVLPMKIIESYLIANDVGSLVHTMGFAIAYADKQLHSSEQMIVHLEPFWEDKSSNQPEMEVALDPQTLRIASHMGILLDTLSPQQLDWEALSAKENTIVAYIQTLRSAGKRDLIPVYASRLSKGAYVATMSRVLQDIAEEKEQRGTLNLLEQYGLDVIFILNEQLGYMLDQHLANDLGKREKPLKMLEASKEPHHPNQRIINGFVPEYHTEDDRAIAASLRWFNIIDGHWDKTFGNLSLALRKALIAGRLGCAFLIVAEFPYENLAIRKSYQVIGKSINPMDLEHTPPADEATTWDLLIRQSRTYYELELLMNAIQALASWRAEEEAYTQKKPKLSGASPTLKASKEAVDEAMLPILQGNLLLSPIDEAEEADLALIRKWYIPELILAYNAVHHAAGYMISRDNLIKSMDLSVIVADDRYHLAEAFVAAGRMRELVESFACTSRSMLVLKAEGKKWNNRKGREGKDLGIWEAQSTASISPERDLALS, from the exons ATGCCGCCTTCCACGCGCAGCAGGGCTCAGGCTGGGCCCGTGAAGAAGGCACCAGCTCGTAAATCCCGCACAACACGTTCGAATAAGCCAGCGTCGGACAGCTGGGAGTTGCTCGCGCCTGCTGAGAGCGACATCGATTCCGAGCACGACAACGTTGCGACCGCCATTgaacagcggcagcagcctgGAGCGGCTGCGATGCCTCGCTCGGAGTCGCCGCTCGACCTGGGCCTCCGCGACGCCTCGGACAGCCTGCGCGAGATGGCGGAACGTGTTGGCAAAGAGGTCGAGACATTTGCCGAGCGGCTGGACGAATTTCTGGACTCGTTGCCAAAGTCCGACACGTACGAGGCTGTGCTTGGGCTGGTCGATGAATACCAGAGCATTGCCAAAGATGCTGCTTACAAGCTGGATGCTGAACATCGAAGAGACAGAGCCCATGTTCTGCGACAGGAATGGTCAGAAACCGCTCAAGTCGCGTCGGCTGCCCCTACGAACGCACTAGCAGCGCCGGCGTATCTTTCCTCGGCAGAGAGCATTGGCGCAGCCAGGAGAGAAAAGGTGGTGCAGCAGCGAAAATGGCAGCAGGAAGCGGACATCTGGGATCTTTTCAGACTCATGTTGGAGCTCCATCACAACCCCGATAAGCGTGCCCAGAAGCGGGAGCGAGAATCACGGCTGGCAGACTTGGGCAATGTTCATCGCTACACCTCCGAGGCAGAGCTGTGGGACCGCTTCCTCTTGACAGACGACGTTGCGAGTGAAAGAGATCTGGTGAGACGCTGGCTGGAGCAGACGGTGGAACACCAGGCGAGCGACGTAACCGGCATCGCGGAGGAGCTCGAAAACAAAGCCGGCCGGGGCAAAGGATTGTGGAGCCATGGCTGGACGCACACAAGAGAAACAATCAAACACGAGAAGCGATTGAGAGCGTGGCCTGAGCCTGATGCCCTTCCACTGCCCACACTGCGCCGTAAGGACAACAATGAGGCATTAGTGACCAGCCTGGACCCGGACGCGGCCTCTAGGCAGAATCGTGCGCTCGAACAAGCAGATGCATTCGCTGAGCGGGCCCTGTGGATCACATGCTGGGAGATGCTGCGAAGGGGCAGAAGCTGGCAGGAAGTCAGCGAATGGTGCGAGCAACATCATGAGCCCTGGAGAGCATCCGTGATCGGCAAGTCGTCCGATCCTACGGATGTTACCTCCAACGCTGtgtggaggaggatgtgCTATCTCGCTTCGCAATCCGACAGCTGCAGTGATTTCGAGGCTGCGGTATATGGGCTGCTTGGAGGCAGTGTGCACGCAATGCGCAAAGTGTGCCGTACGCTGGACGATCACCTGTATGCGAATTACTCATCTTACTTGGTGCGGCAATTCGACCGCTACCTGGTCAACAATTATCCTGACAGGACACCTTTTGCCCGACAAGGAGCCATCGAGGAGGAACTACAGGACCCTGACCAAATCATTTACGATTTGCTTCACCGGCTGCGGAAGGAGCCTGGGGTAGCAGACGAAGCAGTACTGCCTATGAAGATCATTGAGAGTTACCTGATTGCAAATGATGTTGGCAGTCTGGTGCATACCATGGGCTTCGCAATCGCATACGCTGATAAGCAGCTGCACTCGAGCGAGCAGATGATCGTGCACCTGGAGCCTTTCTGGGAGGACAAGAGCTCCAATCAACCAGAAATGGAGGTCGCACTCGATCCCCAGACTCTCCGAATTGCATCGCACATGGGCATCCTGCTTGATACTTTGtctccgcagcagctggactgGGAAGCGCTCTCGGCGAAAGAAAACACGATCGTTGCCTACATTCAGACTCTGCGTTCCGCGGGAAAGCGCGATCTGATTCCAGTGTACGCTTCACGGCTCTCGAAAGGCGCATATGTGGCTACTATGAGCCGTGTCTTGCAAGACATCGCCGAGGAAAAGGAACAACGAGGGACACTAAACCTTCTGGAGCAATACGGATTGGACGTCATCTTTATTCTCAACGAACAGCTTGGTTACATGCTGGACCAACACTTGGCGAATGACCTTGGCAAAAGAGAGAAGCCTCTGAAGATGCTCGAAGCATCGAAGGAGCCGCATCACCCTAACCAACGCATCATCAATGGCTTCGTGCCCGAATACCATACCGAGGATGACCGCGCGATCGCGGCAAGCTTAAGATGGTTCAACATTATTGATGGGCACTGGGATAAAACATTCGGCAATCTTTCGCTGGCGTTGCGGAAAGCCTTGA TTGCTGGTCGCTTGGGATGCGCATTTCTCATCGTTGCTGAGTTCCCGTACGAGAACCTTGCAATCCGAAAATCGTATCAAGTCATCGGCAAATCCATCAACCCTATGGATCTGGAACATACGCCGCCAGCAGACGAAGCAACCACCTGGGATCTGCTGATCCGTCAAAGCAGGACTTACTACGAGCTGGAGCTACTCATGAATGCCATACAAGCTCTAGCAAGCTGGagggcagaagaagaagcatacACGCAGAAAAAGCCCAAATTATCAGGCGCAAGCCCTACTCTGAAAGCTAGCAAGGAAGCCGTGGATGAAGCAATGCTGCCTATTCTTCAGGGCAATCTGCTGCTCAGCCCCATTGAcgaggcagaagaagcagatctgGCACTCATCCGAAAGTGGTACATCCCAGAGTTGATCCTAGCGTACAATGCTGTGCATCACGCTGCCGGCTACATGATATCGCGAGACAATTTGATCAAGAGCATGGACTTGAGCGTGATCGTGGCCGACGATCGGTATCACCTCGCTGAAGCATTTGTCGCTGCGGGTCGTATGCGTGAGCTTGTTGAGAGTTTTGCGTGCACAAGCCGTAGCATGCTGGTTCTCAAGGCGGAAGGAAAGAAGTGGAACAATAGAAAAGGGCGAGAGGGCAAGGACTTGGGGATTTGGGAAGCACAGAGCACCGCTAGCATATCCCCTGAGCGTGATCTAGCACTGTCGTAG